The Misgurnus anguillicaudatus chromosome 15, ASM2758022v2, whole genome shotgun sequence genome has a window encoding:
- the slc17a8 gene encoding LOW QUALITY PROTEIN: vesicular glutamate transporter 3 (The sequence of the model RefSeq protein was modified relative to this genomic sequence to represent the inferred CDS: substituted 1 base at 1 genomic stop codon) codes for MPLGGFAGLKEKVLKPGKEELKNNVGDSLGDLQKKIDGTNVAEEDNIELTEDGRPVAAPKRNPPLLDCGCFGLPKRYIIAMLSGLGFCISFGIRCNLGVAIVEMVNNNTVYINGTAVMQPAEFNWDPETVGLIHGSFFWGYIVTQIPGGFISNKLAANRVFGAAIFLTSLLNMFIPSAARVHYGCVLFVRILQGLVEGEASSGVTYPACHGMWSRWAPPLERSRLATTSFCGSYAGAVIAMPLAGILVQYVGWPSVFYVYGVFGIIWYTFWLLLAYDSPAIHPTISEEERTYIETSIGEGTNLMSTTEKFKTPWREFFTSMPVYAIIVANFCRSWTFYLLLISQPAYFEEVFGFPISKVGILSAVPHMVMTIVVPIGGQLADFLRSRKILSTTTVRKIMNCGGFGMEATLLLVVGFSHTRAVAITFLILAVGFSGFAISGFNVNHLDIAPRYASILMGISNGVGTLSGMVCPLIVGALTKHKTRLEWQHVFVIASMVHYSGVIFYAIFASGEKQVWADPESTSDEKCGIIGEDELADETEPNTDSSLAIKKKTYGTTDNSSGRRQGWKKKRGVTMQDDEDHESNHYENGQYQNXYQ; via the exons GAAAATTGATGGCACTAATGTGGCTGAGGAGGACAACATTGAGCTCACAGAAGATGGTCGGCCAGTGGCAGCCCCCAAACGCAACCCACCCCTGTTGGATTGTGGGTGCTTTGGCCTTCCCAAACGTTACATCATTGCCATGCTCAGTGGACTCGGCTTCTGCATCTCATTTGGCATCCGTTGCAACCTGGGTGTTGCCATAGTAGAAATGGTCAACAATAACACCGTCTACATCAACGGGACTGCCGTAATGCAG cCAGCTGAGTTTAATTGGGATCCAGAGACAGTGGGTTTGATACATGGATCTTTTTTCTGGGGCTACATTGTCACTCAAATCCCCGGAGGATTCATCTCCAACAAACTAGCCGCTAACAG GGTCTTTGGGGCAGCCATTTTCTTGACCTCACTGTTAAACATGTTTATTCCATCAGCTGCTCGGGTCCATTACGGCTGTGTCTTGTTTGTTCGAATCTTACAAGGACTAGTCGAGGGTGAGGCATCATCA GGTGTCACTTATCCAGCTTGCCATGGGATGTGGAGCAGATGGGCTCCTCCGCTGGAAAGAAGCCGTCTGGCTACTACCTCTTTCTGTG GATCTTATGCAGGAGCTGTGATAGCCATGCCATTGGCTGGAATATTAGTGCAGTATGTTGGCTGGCCCTCTGTCTTCTATGTATATG GTGTTTTTGGCATTATATGGTACACATTCTGGCTCCTGCTCGCTTATGACAGCCCGGCCATACACCCTACGATCAGCGAGGAAGAAAGGACGTACATAGAGACCTCGATTGGAGAGGGAACCAATCTGATGAGTACTACTGAG AAATTCAAAACTCCTTGGCGTGAATTCTTTACATCTATGCCAGTCTACGCTATTATTGTGGCAAACTTCTGCCGCAGCTGGACCTTCTACCTCCTGCTCATAAGTCAGCCGGCTTATTTTGAAGAGGTCTTTGGGTTTCCCATCAGCAAG GTGGGCATTTTGTCAGCCGTACCTCACATGGTGATGACGATTGTTGTGCCGATAGGAGGCCAGCTGGCCGATTTCCTGAGGAGTCGGAAAATCCTCTCTACCACAACTGTGCGCAAAATCATGAACTGTGGAG GTTTTGGCATGGAGGCCACACTGTTATTGGTGGTGGGGTTCTCGCACACACGTGCAGTGGCTATTACGTTTCTTATCCTGGCTGTGGGCTTCAGTGGATTTGCGATATCAG GTTTTAATGTAAATCATCTGGACATCGCTCCTCGCTATGCCAGTATTCTCATGGGCATCTCTAATGGAGTGGGCACCCTGTCTGGTATGGTTTGCCCCCTAATCGTTGGAGCACTCACCAAACACAAG ACTCGTCTTGAGTGGCAGCATGTCTTTGTGATCGCATCCATGGTGCATTACTCCGGTGTGATCTTCTATGCCATCTTCGCCTCCGGTGAGAAGCAGGTGTGGGCCGATCCCGAGAGCACCAGTGATGAGAAATGTGGCATCATTGGTGAAGATGAGCTGGCTGATGAGACAGAGCCCAACACTGATAGTTCCTTGGCAATCAAGAAGAAGACCTACGGCACCACAGACAATTCCTCAGGGCGTAGACAGGGCTGGAAGAAGAAGAGAGGGGTTACCATGCAAGACGATGAAGATCATGAATCGAATCATTATGAAAATGGGCAGTATCAAAACTAATATCAATGA